One window from the genome of Halobellus ruber encodes:
- a CDS encoding radical SAM protein, whose product MSQRATLAETTSLCPDCLQQVPGRYEERDGGVFLTRDCPDHGVASRRVWGSHDHWEWAAEFGPSPEYDGGDLAVDDDHACLAVVEVTDDCNLSCSYCFASSGPGGDHRSTDEIEALLDTVENAGGRPIQFSGGEPTVRDDLPDLVERARERGIDHVEVNTNGIRLATEEGYAGKLADAGVTAVYLQFDGLTSETYETIREVDLVEEKHAAIEACRDADLPVVLVPTVVPDVNDHEMGDIVRFALENRDVIRSVNFQPVAHFGRYATDDGRFAIDTATRLLAEQIGSLEPRDMLPAPCCSAYCQIGTAFVPADADPSVGDGCGSDGGAAADGADAGADCGCEDADAGAFVPLTKFVDDQLWEMLSGMVDEGDYMELLAGTAAGEEWACKTAGCCGVDVPGGVEGLFDEVVPVSFTGFMDADAADVNRLSNCCISVPTADGDLVPFCGYNMTTDDGEYALRNRNEWGGRAAVDDPRAATGADGSDPDADAPTGYEGDGVADGGRVEDSPRTDCDPDSGCCGDGR is encoded by the coding sequence ATGAGCCAGCGTGCCACACTCGCGGAGACGACGAGCCTCTGTCCCGACTGCCTGCAGCAGGTCCCCGGCCGGTACGAGGAGCGCGACGGCGGCGTGTTCCTCACGCGGGACTGCCCGGATCACGGGGTCGCGAGCCGGCGGGTCTGGGGCTCTCACGACCACTGGGAGTGGGCCGCGGAGTTCGGGCCCAGCCCGGAGTACGACGGCGGCGACCTGGCGGTCGACGACGACCACGCGTGTCTGGCGGTCGTGGAAGTCACCGACGACTGCAACCTCTCGTGTTCGTACTGCTTTGCGAGCTCCGGCCCCGGCGGCGACCACCGGTCGACCGACGAGATCGAGGCGCTTCTCGATACGGTTGAGAACGCCGGCGGGCGGCCCATCCAGTTCTCCGGCGGGGAGCCGACCGTCCGCGACGACCTCCCGGACCTGGTCGAACGGGCCCGCGAGCGCGGCATCGACCACGTTGAGGTCAACACCAACGGGATCCGGCTCGCCACCGAGGAGGGGTACGCCGGGAAACTGGCCGACGCCGGCGTGACTGCCGTCTACCTCCAGTTCGACGGGCTGACGAGCGAGACCTACGAGACGATCCGGGAGGTGGATCTCGTAGAAGAGAAACACGCCGCGATCGAGGCCTGCCGCGACGCCGACCTCCCGGTCGTCCTCGTGCCCACGGTCGTCCCCGACGTCAACGACCACGAGATGGGCGACATCGTGCGGTTCGCTCTGGAGAACCGCGACGTGATCCGGTCGGTCAACTTCCAGCCGGTCGCGCACTTCGGGCGGTACGCCACCGACGACGGCCGCTTTGCGATCGACACCGCCACCCGCCTCCTGGCCGAGCAGATCGGGAGCTTGGAGCCGCGGGATATGTTGCCGGCGCCCTGCTGTTCGGCGTACTGCCAGATCGGGACCGCGTTCGTGCCGGCGGATGCCGATCCGAGCGTCGGCGACGGGTGTGGGAGCGACGGCGGTGCCGCGGCCGACGGGGCCGACGCCGGCGCGGACTGCGGGTGCGAGGACGCCGACGCCGGCGCGTTCGTCCCGCTCACGAAGTTCGTCGACGACCAACTCTGGGAGATGCTCTCGGGGATGGTCGACGAGGGCGACTACATGGAACTGCTCGCGGGGACGGCCGCCGGCGAGGAGTGGGCGTGCAAGACCGCCGGCTGTTGCGGCGTCGACGTCCCGGGCGGCGTCGAAGGCCTCTTCGACGAGGTCGTTCCGGTGTCGTTCACGGGGTTTATGGACGCCGACGCCGCGGACGTGAACCGGCTGAGCAACTGCTGTATCTCCGTTCCCACTGCGGACGGCGATCTGGTCCCGTTCTGCGGGTACAACATGACCACCGACGACGGCGAGTACGCGCTCCGGAACCGCAACGAGTGGGGCGGCCGGGCCGCGGTCGACGACCCGCGGGCCGCCACCGGGGCCGACGGCTCCGACCCGGACGCCGACGCTCCCACGGGCTACGAGGGCGACGGCGTGGCTGACGGCGGGCGCGTCGAGGACAGCCCCCGGACGGACTGCGACCCCGACTCGGGCTGCTGTGGGGACGGCCGATGA
- a CDS encoding class I SAM-dependent methyltransferase, with amino-acid sequence MNGLVDAALANPWSTLDRLLDGPLHPGGTDATAALLDRADVGSDTRVLDVGCGAGEALAVARERGADAVGVDPSPDAAGTIRGDATALPIRESSVDVLLAECVLCLTDLPAALGEARRVLVDGGRLAVSEVVVDGGGPAVPERVAEALCLSGARSRDRLRSAITGAGFAVRTMTDHHDDLLAMRDRVTDRVDYEGLLGLMGERGQRALDAIETLETAVEAGEVSYVSVVADAPQ; translated from the coding sequence ATGAACGGCCTCGTCGACGCGGCGCTTGCGAACCCCTGGTCGACGCTCGATCGGCTGCTCGACGGGCCGCTTCACCCTGGCGGCACCGACGCGACTGCCGCCCTCCTCGACCGCGCTGACGTCGGCTCCGACACGCGCGTGCTCGACGTCGGCTGTGGCGCCGGCGAGGCGCTCGCTGTTGCCCGCGAGCGGGGCGCCGACGCCGTCGGCGTCGACCCCTCGCCCGACGCGGCCGGCACGATCCGCGGCGACGCAACGGCGCTCCCGATCCGGGAATCGAGCGTCGACGTCCTGCTCGCGGAGTGTGTGCTCTGTCTCACCGACCTCCCGGCCGCGCTCGGGGAGGCCCGCCGGGTACTGGTCGACGGCGGCCGGCTCGCTGTCTCGGAGGTCGTGGTCGACGGCGGCGGCCCGGCGGTCCCCGAGCGGGTCGCGGAGGCCCTCTGTCTCTCCGGGGCGCGGAGCCGCGATCGGCTCCGGTCCGCGATCACGGGCGCCGGGTTCGCGGTTCGGACTATGACCGACCACCACGACGACCTGCTCGCAATGCGGGACCGCGTGACCGACCGGGTCGACTACGAGGGGCTGCTCGGGCTGATGGGCGAGCGGGGACAACGGGCGCTCGACGCCATCGAGACGCTCGAAACCGCGGTCGAGGCCGGCGAGGTGAGCTACGTCTCGGTCGTCGCGGACGCGCCGCAGTAA
- a CDS encoding dihydrodipicolinate synthase family protein produces the protein MDGAAAPLVTPFTGDGDVDERTLSDLVGWLEDRGIDFLVPCGSTGEAELLTAAERTRVIETVADAASVPILAGTGSPGVRETRAATASAAEAGADAALVVTPFYYPHDQSALADYYRDLADAASIPIYLYSVPAFTDVRLDPGTAAALADHPNVAGMKDSAGDVASFVRLVRGTADADFDPLVGSGGVFAQALAAGATGGVLALSNVVPEVTVAIYDAASSDPERARQLNAAVTELNHAITAEFGIPGLKYAMRQRGAPAGCARSPHRPPDADARARLDSLIAAIPEV, from the coding sequence ATGGATGGTGCTGCAGCCCCACTCGTGACCCCGTTCACCGGGGACGGCGACGTCGACGAACGGACGCTCTCCGACCTCGTCGGCTGGCTTGAGGACCGCGGGATCGACTTCCTCGTCCCCTGTGGGTCGACCGGCGAGGCGGAACTCCTGACCGCCGCCGAGCGGACCCGCGTGATCGAAACCGTCGCCGACGCGGCCTCGGTGCCGATCCTCGCGGGCACCGGCAGCCCGGGCGTCCGGGAGACCCGCGCGGCGACCGCGTCGGCGGCGGAGGCCGGCGCCGACGCCGCCCTGGTGGTCACGCCGTTCTACTACCCCCACGACCAGTCGGCGCTTGCGGACTACTACCGCGACCTCGCCGACGCGGCGTCGATCCCGATCTACCTCTACTCGGTGCCGGCGTTCACCGACGTCCGGCTCGACCCCGGGACTGCCGCGGCGCTCGCCGATCACCCGAACGTCGCCGGGATGAAGGACTCCGCCGGCGACGTCGCGAGTTTCGTCCGGCTGGTCCGGGGGACGGCCGACGCCGACTTCGACCCGCTGGTCGGCAGCGGCGGGGTGTTCGCCCAGGCGCTGGCCGCGGGCGCGACCGGCGGGGTCCTGGCGCTGTCGAACGTCGTCCCCGAGGTGACCGTCGCGATCTACGATGCGGCGTCGAGCGACCCCGAACGGGCCAGGCAGTTGAACGCCGCGGTGACGGAGCTGAACCACGCGATCACGGCGGAGTTCGGGATCCCCGGGCTGAAGTACGCGATGCGGCAGCGCGGTGCCCCGGCCGGATGCGCGCGGTCGCCCCACCGGCCGCCGGACGCCGACGCGCGGGCGCGGTTGGACTCGTTGATCGCGGCGATCCCCGAGGTGTGA